Proteins from a single region of Gossypium arboreum isolate Shixiya-1 chromosome 1, ASM2569848v2, whole genome shotgun sequence:
- the LOC108482310 gene encoding uncharacterized protein LOC108482310, with protein sequence MSRKGHSHNKLVRFITIPFRALGKARDLYVKSMTSCASRVSFGQGSGDYSGQYSGLPRSFSASSATSSHDNEDLRDLIRAASVRSLGHRNEIEMFMQEQLKQMRSSKGLPKSSSVGMGRIDEDKPCDDFDEKDEAPVDNKKQDSLFKRSRTYASVTKRTSVAFDSY encoded by the coding sequence ATGAGCAGAAAAGGGCACTCCCATAACAAGTTGGTGAGATTCATCACAATTCCTTTCAGAGCCTTGGGCAAAGCTAGGGATCTTTATGTTAAAAGCATGACAAGCTGTGCTTCAAGGGTCAGCTTTGGGCAAGGCAGTGGTGATTACTCAGGCCAATATTCAGGCTTGCCTAGGAGCTTTAGTGCAAGCTCTGCCACATCTAGCCATGATAATGAAGATCTTAGAGACCTTATTAGGGCTGCATCGGTTAGAAGCTTGGGACATAGGAATGAAATAGAGATGTTCATGCAAGAACAATTGAAGCAGATGAGATCATCGAAAGGGTTGCCAAAGAGTAGCAGTGTGGGGATGGGGAGAATTGATGAAGATAAGCCTTGTGATGATTTTGACGAAAAAGATGAAGCTCCTGTTGATAACAAGAAACAAGATTCTTTGTTTAAAAGAAGTAGAACCTATGCTTCTGTCACAAAAAGAACTAGTGTTGCTTTTGATTCTTATTGA